A genome region from Drosophila simulans strain w501 chromosome 2R, Prin_Dsim_3.1, whole genome shotgun sequence includes the following:
- the LOC6733571 gene encoding nucleoporin Gle1, whose product MDDMMRSMDCLKMAATFHNAALASTTCTGRTLGEDRAPIWVEGSSKTPEPPLPEESPAPEPKNEIPLLPQIDFEPNISCFPDLQDINASIVRRELAEEGKRCVRQQLKAIKDKQDALRMSRETQQRKEERQSDQLQQKALRERNESLLIQKADQMTAAQLEAQQREQSAQRQQIDQKLHKLALEGVSRCQRRFNQKYEGIAKILLSLDQETVKVCAAQNAQLKELGQKFEQLVSSVKMGNCEMQSQFLCSIIKAEECCKSLDALEMDIIKQLAEFSEQIQQQLKMEAAKKLEEERQKQQQQQQEEQRQKLEEQQKLEEQEKLRKEKEESEAKEKQQEAETAKAEAANVHAPLEPKSQDVPPAPTASSTCVHPDRLKFYNDILALYQSKVDAIKPLQTEESLKQYRTGCQRAINLPLNAISAVSPQHLAQNFDKLYSFFAGQPTKVMNGGTITINDHPLARDYCMLLMAKKFVSQTETAICSNPQAAFPFASVIITFWKLLPDFGKVFLAYMYKESPFLVPYVIPQQQGQTPEQYLKTIGYRLTDKNELEKPDIYLKRQTGIARLYAAVIISQGRKAAGPDECFELNEGWLWLAHMVHVKPLPDISATMIMEILQTLGFELWRTYGKQFVKLLLYIQNIYMPQLAAYDEGGPKTRLEMLLAKFLRERQIAQAVGVLPPGFW is encoded by the coding sequence ATGGACGACATGATGCGGTCGATGGACTGTCTAAAGATGGCAGCGACGTTTCACAACGCGGCTCTGGCGTCCACAACGTGCACGGGCAGGACTTTGGGCGAGGATCGGGCACCTATATGGGTGGAGGGGAGTAGTAAGACACCTGAGCCACCATTACCGGAAGAAAGCCCAGCACCAGAGCCCAAGAACGAAATTCCCCTGCTGCCCCAAATCGATTTTGAGCCTAATATATCCTGCTTTCCTGACCTACAGGATATCAACGCCAGCATTGTTAGGCGGGAGCTGGCGGAGGAGGGCAAGAGGTGTGTCCGCCAGCAGCTAAAGGCGATAAAGGACAAACAGGACGCCCTGCGCATGTCGCGAGAGACGCAGCAAAGGAAGGAGGAACGCCAGAGCGACCAGTTGCAACAAAAGGCGCTGCGGGAACGCAATGAAAGTCTCCTTATCCAGAAAGCTGACCAGATGACTGCAGCACAACTAGAGGCCCAGCAGCGTGAGCAATCGGCACAGCGCCAACAGATTGACCAGAAGCTGCACAAATTGGCCCTGGAAGGCGTGTCCCGCTGCCAAAGGAGATTCAACCAGAAGTACGAGGGCATCGCCAAAATTCTGCTTTCTCTGGATCAAGAGACGGTCAAGGTGTGCGCCGCGCAAAACGCACAGCTCAAAGAGTTGGGACAGAAATTTGAACAGCTCGTGAGCTCCGTTAAGATGGGCAATTGCGAGATGCAAAGCCAATTCCTCTGTTCCATCATCAAGGCAGAAGAGTGCTGCAAGAGCCTGGATGCTCTGGAAATGGACATCATTAAGCAGCTGGCCGAGTTCTCCGAACagatccagcagcagctcaaaaTGGAGGCCGCCAAGAAGCTGGAAGAAGAgcggcaaaagcagcagcagcagcagcaggaggagcagcgacaaaagctggaggagcaacaaaagctggaggagcaggaaaagCTAAGGAAGGAAAAGGAAGAATCAGAGGctaaggaaaaacaacaagaggCCGAGACTGCCAAGGCCGAAGCAGCCAATGTTCACGCTCCGCTGGAGCCAAAATCACAAGATGTGCCACCGGCGCCCACAGCGTCATCTACTTGTGTTCACCCAGACCGTCTGAAGTTCTACAATGATATCCTAGCACTGTATCAGTCCAAAGTGGATGCCATAAAGCCGCTGCAAACGGAGGAATCGCTTAAGCAGTATCGCACCGGTTGCCAAAGGGCAATAAACCTGCCGCTCAACGCCATTTCAGCAGTTAGTCCGCAGCATCTAGCCCAGAACTTTGACAAGCTGTACAGCTTCTTTGCCGGCCAGCCCACCAAGGTGATGAATGGAGGCACCATAACTATTAACGACCATCCGCTGGCCCGAGACTATTGCATGCTACTTATGGCCAAGAAGTTTGTCAGTCAAACGGAGACTGCCATATGCAGCAATCCCCAGGCCGCCTTTCCCTTTGCCTCCGTGATAATAACTTTTTGGAAGCTGTTGCCGGATTTCGGCAAGGTTTTTCTCGCCTACATGTACAAAGAGTCACCCTTTCTGGTGCCCTACGTTATACCCCAGCAGCAGGGACAGACTCCGGAGCAGTATCTGAAGACCATAGGCTATCGGCTGACGGACAAAAACGAGCTGGAGAAACCGGACATTTACCTTAAGCGCCAAACGGGAATCGCTCGGCTCTACGCAGCTGTGATCATTAGTCAAGGGCGAAAGGCAGCTGGACCGGATGAATGCTTCGAGCTGAATGAGGGATGGCTCTGGCTGGCGCACATGGTGCATGTGAAACCATTGCCCGATATTAGTGCTACCATGATCATGGAGATTCTCCAGACCCTCGGTTTCGAGTTGTGGCGCACCTACGGCAAGCAGTTCGTCAAGCTACTGCTCTACATTCAGAATATCTACATGCCTCAGCTGGCAGCCTACGACGAGGGCGGTCCGAAGACTCGGCTAGAAATGCTCCTGGCCAAGTTCCTGCGTGAGCGGCAGATTGCACAGGCCGTTGGAGTTTTGCCTCCAGGGTTTTGGTAG
- the LOC27207830 gene encoding beta-1,3-galactosyltransferase 6, which yields MRRLNNLVTFFTAITAFFFGSFITKILSSVDQCPAHRSRIPHLEPHPNLFLMVLVLSAPHNADERNAMRSTWLANAGQSLTQPYLPEELIYLPTFNAQGHLQVELVAEQASRLRQYTNWQQSLLTEDPPKTKRLITVKHVFSIGTLDLSSSALAELEKEQKQHNDLLLLNRHHDTYRNLTAKLMQSLDVLRRHYEFSYVLKVDDDTYVKLDSLVNTLVSYDRKLLRKRSEYRDHVLPQLYWGYFNGRSTIKTKGQWKESSYYLSKNYLPYALGGGYVLSRSLCDYIVNNSQLLSPYGSEDVSVGTWLAPLRHVYRWHDPRFDTSYAPRKCRSYHMVLHKRSGQMMRDIHDGELCSGIGSSILSDYYYDWTRTADKCCDSLVA from the coding sequence ATGAGGcgattaaataatttagtgaCTTTCTTCACAGCCATAACTGCCTTCTTCTTCGGTAGTTTCATCACAAAGATACTCAGCTCCGTAGACCAATGTCCGGCGCACCGCAGCAGAATCCCCCACCTGGAGCCGCACCCGAACCTCTTCCTTATGGTGTTGGTGCTCAGCGCACCGCACAATGCCGATGAGAGGAACGCGATGCGGAGCACCTGGCTGGCAAATGCCGGCCAATCCCTTACACAGCCCTACCTGCCCGAGGAGCTGATTTATCTGCCGACATTCAACGCCCAGGGCCACTTGCAGGTGGAGCTGGTGGCGGAGCAGGCGAGCCGGCTAAGGCAGTACACGAATTGGCAGCAAAGTCTGCTGACGGAAGATCCTCCAAAGACCAAAAGGCTGATCACCGTGAAGCACGTATTTTCCATTGGCACACTAGATTTAAGCAGCTCGGCGCTGGcggagctggagaaggagcagaagcaaCACAACGATCTCTTGCTGTTGAACCGGCACCATGACACATACAGGAATCTTACGGCGAAGCTCATGCAGTCCTTAGATGTCTTGAGACGCCACTACGAGTTCTCATATGTGCTGAAAGTGGACGACGATACCTATGTTAAGCTGGACAGTCTGGTCAATACGCTGGTTTCCTACGATCGCAAGTTGCTGCGCAAGAGGTCGGAGTATAGGGACCATGTGTTGCCTCAGCTTTATTGGGGCTACTTTAACGGCCGATCCACAATTAAAACGAAGGGCCAGTGGAAGGAGTCCAGTTACTACCTTAGCAAAAACTACCTGCCGTATGCACTGGGCGGAGGATACGTTCTGTCCCGCAGTCTGTGTGACTACATTGTCAATAACTCTCAACTGCTGTCGCCCTATGGGTCCGAGGATGTCTCCGTTGGCACCTGGCTCGCCCCACTGCGCCACGTCTATCGGTGGCACGATCCCAGATTCGACACCTCCTACGCACCGCGCAAGTGTCGGTCCTACCACATGGTGCTGCACAAACGCAGTGGACAGATGATGAGGGACATCCATGACGGTGAACTCTGCAGTGGCATTGGTTCGAGCATACTGTCCGATTACTATTACGATTGGACGAGAACAGCGGACAAATGCTGCGACAGCTTAGTAGCGTAG
- the LOC6733572 gene encoding zinc finger CCCH domain-containing protein 15 homolog yields MPPKKAPPGPSKKTEQKKKEKVIEDKTFGLKNKKGNKQQKFIQQVQKQVQSGGQHPRQDGDKRKEEKEKKLAEQREMALIFKPVQTQKVEKGTDPKSVVCAFFKQGTCTKGDKCKFSHDLSLENKVEKRSIYVDMRDEDDPMTNWDDAKLKEVVEKKSSGEKQRPTTDIICKFFLEAVEKSKYGWFWECPNGGKCIYRHALPAGYVLKRDKKKEEKPTEISLVDLIEKERAALGPNQTRVTLESFLAWKKRKIAEKKAKLAAEEERKKSDFSKGKQFGISGREMFSFNPDLVDDGPMEEGDAAFDIYNREDDDDNAVEFKELDLAALSLAAKEVDGSGTIASTNRLLDQATEAAKTAAAEDAAADEDGSSSSEPANDAAPINKDLFVDLAGELDDLDLEDEDDD; encoded by the exons ATGCCACCCAAAAAGGCGCCACCAGGTCCCAGCAAGAAGACGGAGCAGAAAAAGAAGGAGAAAGTCATTGAG GACAAGACCTTCGGGCTGAAGAACAAGAAGGGCAACAAGCAGCAGAAGTTCATCCAGCAGGTGCAGAAGCAGGTCCAGTCCGGCGGACAGCATCCCCGCCAGGATGGCGACAAGCgcaaggaggagaaggagaagaaacTGGCCGAGCAGCGCGAGATGGCGCTGATCTTCAAGCCGGTACAGACCCAGAAGGTGGAGAAGGGCACCGATCCCAAGTCGGTGGTCTGCGCCTTCTTCAAACAGGGCACCTGCACCAAGGGCGACAAGTGCAAGTTCTCCCACGACCTTTCCCTGGAGAACAAGGTCGAAAAGCGGTCCATCTATGTGGACATGCGCGACGAGGACGATCCGATGACCAACTGGGACGATGCCAAGCTGAAGGAGGTGGTCGAGAAGAAGAGCTCCGGCGAAAAGCAACGTCCCACCACGGATATT ATTTGCAAATTCTTCCTGGAAGCTGTGGAAAAATCGAAGTACGGTTGGTTCTGGGAGTGCCCCAACGGCGGAAAGTGCATCTACCGTCACGCCTTGCCAGCTGGCTATGTGCTGAAGCGCGATAAGAAGAAGGAGGAAAAGCCCACGGAAATCTCGCTGGTCGATTTAATTGAGAAGGAGCGCGCTGCCCTCGGTCCCAACCAGACACGCGTCACCCTCGAGTCCTTCCTCGCCTGGAAGAAGCGCAAGATTGCCGAGAAGAAGGCCAAGCTGGCTGCCGAGGAAGAGCGCAAGAAGAGCGACTTCAGCAAGGGCAAACAGTTCGGCATCTCTGGTCGCGAAATGTTCAGCTTCAATCCGGATCTGGTCGACGACGGACCCATGGAGGAGGGCGACGCTGCTTTCGACATCTACAACAgggaggacgacgacgataATGCCGTCGAGTTCAAGGAACTGGATCTGGCTGCCCTGTCGCTGGCCGCCAAGGAGGTGGACGGCTCGGGCACCATTGCCTCCACCAATCGACTACTGGACCAGGCAACAGAAGCAGCCAAAACCGCCGCAGCCGAGGACGCAGCGGCCGACGAGGATGGCTCATCGTCGTCTGAACCCGCCAACGATGCTGCCCCCATCAACAAGGATCTCTTTGTTGATCTGGCCGGCGAACTGGATGACCTGGATCTGGAAGATGAGGACGATGACTAG